Genomic window (Kineosporiaceae bacterium):
GCCGGAGGTCGACCTCGGCATCGACTTTGGTCGGACCCGATCTGGCTCACTGCCCGATGCGGTCACCGGTCGCCGGTCCGAGGCTGGATCCATGATCCTCATCGAGAACCTGACCAAGCGCTACGGCGCCTTCACGGCGGTTGACGACATCTCCTTCGAGGCGCGCCCCGGGGTGGTGACCGGGTTCCTCGGCCCCAATGGGGCCGGCAAGTCCACGACGCTGCGCATGATCTGCGGGCTCACGCCGCCGACGTCCGGCTCGGCCACCGTGCTGGGTCGTCCCTACCGCGAGTTGCCCACGCCGTCCGCCGTGGTCGGCACGTTGTTGGACGCCGCCGCGCAACATGCCGGACGGACCGGCCGGGAGGTGCTCACCCTGGCGGTCACGGGCGCGGGCCGCCCGCACGCCCGCGTGGAGGAGTTGCTGGAGGTGGTGGGTCTGAGCCCCGCCGAGTCCCGACGGCGGCTTCGCCACTATTCGCTCGGCATGCGCCAGCGCCTGGGTATCGCTCAGGCCCTGGTCGGAGATCCGCAGGTGCTGCTGCTCGACGAACCCGCCAACGGCCTGGACCCACAAGGGATTCACTGGATGCGCGAGCTGCTGCGCTCGATCGCCGACCGCGGCTGCACGGTGTTGCTGTCGTCGCACCTGCTGCACGAGGTCGAGCTGGTGGCCGACGAACTGGTCGTCATCGGGCGGGGTCGCATCGTGGCCCAGGGATCGAAGGCATCCTTGTTGCAGGCCGTAGGCAGCACCGTGACCGCGCTGGACCCCGACCGGTTGGACGCCGTCCTGCGCGCGGCGGGCTACGTCGTCCGCTCGCGCAGCGGAGCCACGTTGACCGTCGATGCGTACGGCGAGCAGATCGGCCGCGCGGCCGCCTCCGCCGGGGTGGTGGTCACCGAGCTGCGGCCCGCGAACGGGGCCGGACTGGAACAACTCTTCCTGGAGTTGACCTCGGACAGCGATCGGTCGAGCGGGCGCTCGACCACGACGGTGGGGGTGGCGGCATGAGCGTCATGACGGCAACGGCGGCGGGACGACGAGAGCTGCCGATCTCGGGACGATCCGGCATTCCGTTCACCCGGCTGCTGCGGTTGGAGGCGCGCAAGCTGATCGACACCCGGTCGGGGCGCTGGCTGATGATCACCATTGCCCTGCTCACCGCGGGACTGCTCGCCGCCGTGATCACGTTCAGTGAGAGCCGGGAGGAGCTGACCTTCGGCTCGTTGATCGGGGCCACCACCCTGGTGCAGGCGGTGCTCTACCCGGTGATGGGCATCCTGGCCATGACCGCGGAGTTCTCGCAGCGCACCGGCTTGGTGACCTTCACGGTCGAGCCACGCCGGACTCGCGTGGTCGCGGCCAAACTGGTGGCGGCCTCTGGCTGGGCCGTGGTCGGCCTCGCCCTCGCGGTGGGGTTCGCGGCCCTCGGACACCTGCTGGCCGTGCAGTTCCGCGACGTCCCGGCCCAGTGGCACGCCGAGAACGACGTGCTGGCCGGACTCGTTCTGCTGCAGGTGCTCTCGGTGGTGCAGGGGGTGGCCTTCGGGCTGCTGTTCAGCAGCCCGGCCCTCGCCATCGTGGCCTTCTTCGGCCTGCCGACGGTGTGGACCATTCTCGGCTCGGTGATCGGGCGGTTAGACCGCTACGCCACCTGGCTCGACCTGGTTCGGGCGTCCGGCCCGGTCGGCGAGGGGCACATGAGTGGCCAGGCCTGGGCGCACCTGGCCACGGCGTCGACGGTGTGGGTGCTGATGCCGCTGGTCATCGGGTCGTGGTGGCTCACCCGTCGCGAGATCAGCTGACGGCCGTGAAGCAGATTCTCGAGGTTGCCGGAGGGCTGCTGGTCCTGCAGGCGATCGTCGGCCTGGTGCACCTGTGGATCGGTTGGTTCCGGTGGATCGCCATCGTGCGCTACCTCGACCTGGCCACTGCCACGGAGGTGATGTTGAGCCTCGGCTTCGCGGTCGTCGGGGGAGTGCTGGCGGTCCTGGCTGATCGAGTGAACGCGCCTGGCTAGAGCCTGCGGTGGATCATGGCCTGCACCCCGTCCAGCAGCAATGCCAGCCCACGAGCGAACTCGTCCTCGAAGAAGTCCTCGTCATGGTCATTGTCCTGCAGGGCCTCCTGCGCGGCCGCCCACAGCGCGGGCAACCGCTCCGGGTCCACCAGGGTCGCCAGGTTGACGGCGTACGAGACAGCCGCGGCATCGTCCTTCCGCGGGCCGATCAACTGGAACTGGAGGCTTTGCCGGACGTGCTGAGCTGCCCATGCATCCACCGCGAGCAGCGATGAGAAACGCTCTGCGGCCGTGAGCGGCGTCGTCGCCAGGCAGGCCAGACCGGCGTCCGTCCAGGCCAGCATGTTGGGGGTCAGTGGCGGCGACCCAGGACTGATCTGCAGCATCCACGGATGTGCCAATCGATGTGTGGCCATGTCCCGCGCCCACGTGGTCAGCGCAGACCGCCAGCTCTGGCCGACGTCCGGCTGCGGGGGCGGGCCGGCCGCGACGTCGAGCATGACCGCGAACAGCTCGTCCTTGCTGTCCAGATAGCGGTACAGCGACATGGTGGTGAAGCCGATCGCCTCGGCCACGCTCTTCATGGTCACCGCTTCGAGCCCGGCGGCATCGGCCAGTTCGACGGCGGCTCGGCCGATCTCGGTGATGGTGCGGGTCGGGCGGGGTCCGCGGCGTCCCGCCGGTTCGCGGCCCCACATCAAGTGCAGGTAGCGCGGCAGCTCGGACACGCCCGGATTCTAGTCGCCAACTGCTTGTGGGATACGCAGATGCCTGCCTATTATCTGTCTGCAACGCAGACTGTATATAACGCATGCAGAAATGAGACCCTGATGGTTCATTCAGTTCCCGTGCCCCTGCGGCTGAACGCGGTGTCACGACGGTTCGGCGTCGGTCCGGCGGCGACAACCGCTCTGGCCGACGTGGATCTGACGCTCCAGCACGGCAGCTTCACCGCGATCATGGGTCCGTCGGGCTCGGGCAAGACCACCCTGCTCAACGTGGTCGCGGGCCTCGATCAGCCCACGTCCGGCGGCGTTCAGGTGGCCGGGGTGGACATGGCCACATCGAGCCAGACCGAGCGGGCACGGGCACGACGCGACCACCTGGGCGTCGTGTTCCAGGAGCCGTTGCTGATCCCCTACCTTTCGGCGGCGCAGAACGTCGCGCTGCCGCGGTTGCTCGCCGGTGCACGGCCCGATCCCGAGCGGATCCGCGGTCTGCTGGACCGCGTGGGTCTGGCGGACCGGGCGGATGCGCTGCCCGAACACCTGTCCGGTGGTCAGCAGCAGCGAGTCGGGATCGCGCGTGCCCTCATGATCGATCCGATCCTGGTGCTCGCCGACGAGCCCACCGGTGCGCTCGATTCGGCCAATGGACACACTGTGCTGACCATCCTGCGGTCGCTCGTCGCGGACTCGGGGCGGACCGTGTTGATGGTGACGCACGATCCTCAGGCGGCCGCGTGCGCTGACCGCGTGCTGTTCCTGTTCGACGGTCGGTTGGTGGACGATCTGGAGGGATCAGGGCCGTCCGAGATCGCCGCACGGCTGGCAGCCCTCGCCGCCGAGTCCGCCGTCGCGTCATGAACGGCTGGACGGTGGCCGCTCGCTCGATCACCCATCGGGTACGGAGCATGATCGCCACCGCATTGGCCATCCTCGGCACCACCCTGGTCATCGGATGCTTCGCAGGGCTGGCAGCAACCGGACTCCGCGACGGCGTACCCGACGAGAGTCGCGAACTCCTGCTGATCATGGGTCTGGTGATGGGCGCGTGGGGCGCGATACTCGGTCTGTTCGCCCTCACGTCCACCTTTTCGTTGGCGGTCCGACGTCGCGGTGAGGAGGTCCACCGACTGCGCTCGATCGGTGCCACCCCGGCGCAGGTGCGAGGTCTGATCCGTCGTGAGGCATTCATGGTCGGGTTGGGCGCGGCCCTCGTCGGCGGGATGCTGGCTGGTCCGCTCGGTCGCGCAGTCCTCCGACTCATGCGAGACGGCGGCATCATCGCCCCGCACGTGGGTTACGCCGGAGGCGGGTTCGCTCTCGGTGTCACGGTGGTGGTGATCCCCACGCTCAGCGCGGCCGCTGCACACCTCGCCGCGTGGCGACTCACCACCGGCACTGTCCGTTCGGTACGCGCTGAATCCCTCGCTCCGCCAGGAATCTCGCGCTGGCGGGTGCTCGCGGGCGTGGTGTTGGTGACGAGTGGCCTCGGTGCCTCCGCGATCACGCTGTCGATCACCCGTCACAGCAACGACCCGTATGCGGCGATGGCCACCAGCGGCAATGCCGGCCTGCTCGTTGCGGTGGGGCTCACGGCGTTCGCGCCGCGGATCCTGATCGTGATGGGGCGCCGGCTGTCCCCGGCGGCCCATCGTCTGGGATCGGCGGGGCAGCTCGCGGTCCACACGCTCACACGGCGTGGAGCTGTGCTGGGGCCGGTGTTCGGCGCGGCCGTGACCTTCGCCGCTGCCACCGTGGGGGTGCTGATGATGACCGGGATCGATCGGCGTACGTTCGTCCTGCCGCCCGGAGAGAGCCAGGCCACCACCGACACCATCAACCTGCTGAACGGCACCATCCTCGTGCTCATCGCGGGCTTCTGCCTGCTGGTTCTGATCAACGTCCTGCTCGCGGTGATCGACGAGCGCCGGCCCGAGTACCTCCGGCTCGGCATCATCGGGGCGACGCGGAACCAGATCTGCTCGCCCGTCGCTTACGAAACCGTGACCGTCACGATCGCCGGCGGCCTGCTCGGCGTATTCGCCTCGTCCGCCACGGTGGTGCCGTTCTCGGTCGCCCGGCAGGAGGGAGTGGTTCCGGATGCCCAGTTGTGGCTTGCCCCGCTGGTCGTGGTGGGACTCGGGATCGTCACCACTGCTGTCGGTGTCCTGGCTACCCGCCGCGAGATCAGCTGACGGGCTTCGTGGAGTTGTCCACCGACTACGGTGGCCAACTCGACGAAGCCTCAGACGATGTTGTGTTCGGGGCGCGCGGTGCCGGCACCGAACCGGTCGGCCGAGAACGGTGCCACGTCGAGGAACGGCTCGCGGCCCAGGTAGAGGTCGCGCACCACCTCACCGACCGCCGGCCCCTGCAGGAACCCGTGGCCGGAAAACCCTGTGGCATAGAGGAATCGCGACAACCCGGCCACCTCGCCGATCATCGCGTTGTGATCGGGGGAGTCCTCGTACAACCCCGACCAGCCGTGGGCCATGCCGACGTCCAACAGTGCCGGCGCCCGGTGTTCCATCGTCTCGGTCAGGTCGGGCAGCCAGTCGTCCGACATACCCATCTTGAAGCCGGGTTCCTCACCGGTGTACGACATCCCGAGCAGGATGCTCGGCCGCGACGCCGGCCCCTCGGGGTGCAGGTAGAACGTGGTCGCCGCGTCGATGGTCATCGGCATGTCCCGCGGCACCAACGCCTGCACCGCCGCAGGCAACGGCTCGGTGACGATGATCTGGCGGCGCAACGGGGTGATCGGCAGCTCCACCCCGGCCATCTCGCCCACCACCCCCGCCCACGGTCCGGCGCAGTTGATCACCGTCGAGCACGCCACGTCGCCGGCCGAGGTCTGCACGCCACGGATCTCGTCGCCATCCCGCTCGATGCCGGTGACCTCGACCCCGGTCACCACCGTCGCCCCGTGCCGGCGCGCGCCCGCGGCGTACCCCTGCACCACCGACTCCGGCGTGCAGTACCCGTCCCGGGAATGGAACGCGGCGGCCAGCACGTCGTCCATGGTCACGATCGGCGACAGCGTCGCGGCCTCGGCCGCGGTCAGCATCCGCGACGGCACACCCAGGGAGTTCTGCAGGGCCACCGACGCCTCGTACACCGCGACGTCCTCGGGCGTGGTCAGCAAGAACAGGTAGCCCACCTGCCGCAGGTCGATCTCGCCGCCCGGCCGCTCGGCGAACTGCTCGAATGCCTCCAGGCTGCGCGCGCCCAGTTGGATGTTCAGCGCGTCCGAGAACTGGGCTCGCACCCCACCGGCGGCCTTGGACGTCGACCCGCTCGCCAGCGCGTCGCGCTCCAGCAGCAGGACGTCGCGCACCCCCGCCTCGGCGAGGTGGAAGGCGATGCTGGCGCCCATCACGCCACCACCGATCACCACCACCTCGGCCCGCGACGGGATCGGCTCGCTCGGCGTCCGGGGCAGGCTCAGCGCGCTCACGGCGGCCAACCTAGCGGGCGGCCCGGCGCGGCGTGTGGGCCATCGGTCGACGTTCAGCCCGTCAGCAGGTCGGCGAAGTCCTGCTCGACGATCGACCGGTCCTCGGCGTCCGCGATCGGGACGGCGCGCGCTGCTGCTGCCGACTGCCGCGCCTCGTCGAGTCGGCCGAGTGCCTCCAGGGCACGGGTCCGGATCTCGTGGGCGTACGCCAGATCGAAGTCGCCCAGCTCGTGGGCCTGGCAGATCGCCAGACAGTGATCGGCCGTGACCATCGCCCGCGCCCCCTGCCCGGTCGCCAGCAGCGCCTTGGCGATCATGTAGGACGCCCGGGCCTCGTGTTCCGGCCCGGCCCCGCTCGCTCGCTGCCAGTGATAGGCGGAGGAGTAGGCGGTGCGCAGCAGGTCCTCGTCGTCCTCGGCGGTGCGATCGGTGGCGCCCAGCAGGCCCCAGACGGCGTTGTTCGCCTCGATCCCCTGGCGTCGATGCCAGTCGCCGGTCGGGTCGGCGGCCGACTCCTCGCGCGGGGAGCTCTCGCGCTGTGGCCGGGGCAGGGGCTCACCGGTTTCGAGCAGGGTCTTCATACTGTCGAGGATCCAGACCCAGCCGTCCTTCACCGTGGCCCAGGTGAGTGGGCTGCCAGCGAGGTCGCCGTGCACCAGCCGCACCCGAGTGAGCCGCTCGCCCACGTGCTCGACGGTCCACTCCACCCGGCTGGGGGGCTCGGCCGCCATCGCCGCGTCGTAGAGCACGTGCCAGGTCTGGACGAACCGGCCCGGTCGCTCACCCTCGGGCGGCGTGAGCTCTTCCACCATCCCGTCGACGGCGCCTGAGCCGTCGGGCATCACGGTGCGGTACGGCTGGCCGGCCTCCGGCGGGGCGACGAACTGGGTGGAGTGGAAGTACTGCCGGGTCCACTCGCTGTCGGTGATCGCCTGCCAGACCCGGGCGGCATCCGCGGCGATGTAGACCTGGTAGACGTGGGCGGTGATCCCCATCAGCTGTGCTCCTGACGCTCGACGTGCTGTTGCAGGCCCACCAGGGCCGAGGTGAACCGGGCGGCGTACTTGCCGATCCAGCGGTTGGCGATCTGCTCGATCGGCACCGGGTTCAGATACAGGGCACGAGTGCGCCCGGATCGGACACCGACCACGAGGTTCGCCTCCTCGAGCACGGCCAGGTGTTTCATCACCCCGAACCGGCTCATGGACTCGGCGAAGCGCTCGGCGAGCTCGCCCACCGTTTGCCCGTCCCGCTCGAAGAGCAGGTCGAGGATCTCTCGGCGGGTGGGGTCGGCCAGGGCACGGAACACCTCGTCCATGCATTGAAATTAGGTGACCAAATTGTCACATGTCAAGAGTCCATCGCCGAGCCACGGGTCCACGACAGACAAGGTGGAGGGTTCGGCACCGTCTGCGTGCCCAAACCCTCCACCTTGTCCGCGAACCAGCCGGCGATCAGCCGGCACATCTCAGCCGATCGCGGCGAGTGCGCCGTCGTAGTCGGGCTCCTGGCCGATCTCGGGCACCTGCTCGGTGTACGCCACCGAGCCGTCGGGGGCCACGACCACGACGGCGCGTGAGAGCAGCCCGGCCATCGGACCGTCGGTGATCGTGACGCCGTACTCGGAGCCGAAGTCACTGCGGAAGGCCGAGGCCGATTCGACGTTCTCGATGCCCTCGGCGCCGCAGAACCGGGACTGGGCGAACGGCAGGTCGAGCGAGACGTTGAGTACGGTGACGCCGTCGAGACCTGCGGCGCGCTGGTTGAACGCGCGAACGCTGGCCGCACATACCCCGGTGTCGATGCTCGGGAAGATGTTCAGTACCAGGGTGCGGCCCGCGAAGACGGACGAGGCGACCTCGACCAGGGTGGTTCCGACGAGGGAGAAGGCCGGGGCCGGGCTGCCGACCGCAGGCAGCTCTCCGATGGTGTGAATGGGGGTACCGCGCAAGGTGATCTCAGCCATGGGCAGATCCTGACAGATCGAGTGGTCGCGGATGCTCAGGGTGGTCGGGCAGGAATCGGGACTATCGGCACTCACCCCCCGCCCACTACCTTCGGGCGAGGCCCCACCTCATCCTTTTGGAGCCCGCGGGAGGGCCGACCCGGAGGAGGACGCCATGGCGCAGTCCCTGTCGCAGCAATTCGCGCGGCGCAAGCCGATCGTGTTCACCAAGCACCAGCACCCCGGGGAGGAGCTGGCCCGTAACCTGACCGCCTTCCAGCTCACCATGTTCGGGGTTGGTGCCACGGTCGGTACCGGCATCTTCTTCGTGCTCAGCGAATCGGTGCCCGAAGCCGGCCCGGCGGTCCTGGTCAGCTTCGTCGTCGCCGGCATCGCCGCGGGCCTGTCCGCGTTGTGTTATGCGGAACTGGCCAGCGCCATCCCCGTCAGCGGATCGACCTACTCCTACGCCTACCACGCCATGGGTGAGCTCGTGGCGGTGGTCATCGCCGGCTGCGTGCTGCTGGAGTACGGCGTCGCCACCGGTGCCGTCGCGGTGGGGTGGAGCGGCTACTTCAACGCGCTGCTGGACTCGCTGTTCGGCTGGCAACTGCCCCAGGCACTGTCGGTCTCGCCCATCCCGGGTCCTGATGACATCGGAGCCACCGGCGGCCTGGTCAACCTGCCCGCCGTCGTCCTGGTGCTCCTGTGCATGCTGTTGCTGATCCGCGGCGCCTCGGAATCGGCGAAGATCAACACCATCA
Coding sequences:
- a CDS encoding ATP-binding cassette domain-containing protein encodes the protein MILIENLTKRYGAFTAVDDISFEARPGVVTGFLGPNGAGKSTTLRMICGLTPPTSGSATVLGRPYRELPTPSAVVGTLLDAAAQHAGRTGREVLTLAVTGAGRPHARVEELLEVVGLSPAESRRRLRHYSLGMRQRLGIAQALVGDPQVLLLDEPANGLDPQGIHWMRELLRSIADRGCTVLLSSHLLHEVELVADELVVIGRGRIVAQGSKASLLQAVGSTVTALDPDRLDAVLRAAGYVVRSRSGATLTVDAYGEQIGRAAASAGVVVTELRPANGAGLEQLFLELTSDSDRSSGRSTTTVGVAA
- a CDS encoding ABC transporter permease, translating into MSVMTATAAGRRELPISGRSGIPFTRLLRLEARKLIDTRSGRWLMITIALLTAGLLAAVITFSESREELTFGSLIGATTLVQAVLYPVMGILAMTAEFSQRTGLVTFTVEPRRTRVVAAKLVAASGWAVVGLALAVGFAALGHLLAVQFRDVPAQWHAENDVLAGLVLLQVLSVVQGVAFGLLFSSPALAIVAFFGLPTVWTILGSVIGRLDRYATWLDLVRASGPVGEGHMSGQAWAHLATASTVWVLMPLVIGSWWLTRREIS
- a CDS encoding TetR/AcrR family transcriptional regulator C-terminal domain-containing protein; translated protein: MSELPRYLHLMWGREPAGRRGPRPTRTITEIGRAAVELADAAGLEAVTMKSVAEAIGFTTMSLYRYLDSKDELFAVMLDVAAGPPPQPDVGQSWRSALTTWARDMATHRLAHPWMLQISPGSPPLTPNMLAWTDAGLACLATTPLTAAERFSSLLAVDAWAAQHVRQSLQFQLIGPRKDDAAAVSYAVNLATLVDPERLPALWAAAQEALQDNDHDEDFFEDEFARGLALLLDGVQAMIHRRL
- a CDS encoding ABC transporter ATP-binding protein yields the protein MVHSVPVPLRLNAVSRRFGVGPAATTALADVDLTLQHGSFTAIMGPSGSGKTTLLNVVAGLDQPTSGGVQVAGVDMATSSQTERARARRDHLGVVFQEPLLIPYLSAAQNVALPRLLAGARPDPERIRGLLDRVGLADRADALPEHLSGGQQQRVGIARALMIDPILVLADEPTGALDSANGHTVLTILRSLVADSGRTVLMVTHDPQAAACADRVLFLFDGRLVDDLEGSGPSEIAARLAALAAESAVAS
- a CDS encoding ABC transporter permease, which codes for MNGWTVAARSITHRVRSMIATALAILGTTLVIGCFAGLAATGLRDGVPDESRELLLIMGLVMGAWGAILGLFALTSTFSLAVRRRGEEVHRLRSIGATPAQVRGLIRREAFMVGLGAALVGGMLAGPLGRAVLRLMRDGGIIAPHVGYAGGGFALGVTVVVIPTLSAAAAHLAAWRLTTGTVRSVRAESLAPPGISRWRVLAGVVLVTSGLGASAITLSITRHSNDPYAAMATSGNAGLLVAVGLTAFAPRILIVMGRRLSPAAHRLGSAGQLAVHTLTRRGAVLGPVFGAAVTFAAATVGVLMMTGIDRRTFVLPPGESQATTDTINLLNGTILVLIAGFCLLVLINVLLAVIDERRPEYLRLGIIGATRNQICSPVAYETVTVTIAGGLLGVFASSATVVPFSVARQEGVVPDAQLWLAPLVVVGLGIVTTAVGVLATRREIS
- a CDS encoding FAD-binding oxidoreductase; protein product: MPSRAEVVVIGGGVMGASIAFHLAEAGVRDVLLLERDALASGSTSKAAGGVRAQFSDALNIQLGARSLEAFEQFAERPGGEIDLRQVGYLFLLTTPEDVAVYEASVALQNSLGVPSRMLTAAEAATLSPIVTMDDVLAAAFHSRDGYCTPESVVQGYAAGARRHGATVVTGVEVTGIERDGDEIRGVQTSAGDVACSTVINCAGPWAGVVGEMAGVELPITPLRRQIIVTEPLPAAVQALVPRDMPMTIDAATTFYLHPEGPASRPSILLGMSYTGEEPGFKMGMSDDWLPDLTETMEHRAPALLDVGMAHGWSGLYEDSPDHNAMIGEVAGLSRFLYATGFSGHGFLQGPAVGEVVRDLYLGREPFLDVAPFSADRFGAGTARPEHNIV
- a CDS encoding SRPBCC domain-containing protein translates to MGITAHVYQVYIAADAARVWQAITDSEWTRQYFHSTQFVAPPEAGQPYRTVMPDGSGAVDGMVEELTPPEGERPGRFVQTWHVLYDAAMAAEPPSRVEWTVEHVGERLTRVRLVHGDLAGSPLTWATVKDGWVWILDSMKTLLETGEPLPRPQRESSPREESAADPTGDWHRRQGIEANNAVWGLLGATDRTAEDDEDLLRTAYSSAYHWQRASGAGPEHEARASYMIAKALLATGQGARAMVTADHCLAICQAHELGDFDLAYAHEIRTRALEALGRLDEARQSAAAARAVPIADAEDRSIVEQDFADLLTG
- a CDS encoding helix-turn-helix transcriptional regulator, with amino-acid sequence MDEVFRALADPTRREILDLLFERDGQTVGELAERFAESMSRFGVMKHLAVLEEANLVVGVRSGRTRALYLNPVPIEQIANRWIGKYAARFTSALVGLQQHVERQEHS
- the tpx gene encoding thiol peroxidase; amino-acid sequence: MAEITLRGTPIHTIGELPAVGSPAPAFSLVGTTLVEVASSVFAGRTLVLNIFPSIDTGVCAASVRAFNQRAAGLDGVTVLNVSLDLPFAQSRFCGAEGIENVESASAFRSDFGSEYGVTITDGPMAGLLSRAVVVVAPDGSVAYTEQVPEIGQEPDYDGALAAIG